A stretch of the Agelaius phoeniceus isolate bAgePho1 chromosome 1, bAgePho1.hap1, whole genome shotgun sequence genome encodes the following:
- the KDSR gene encoding 3-ketodihydrosphingosine reductase: MLLLAAAFIVAFVLLLYMVSPLISPKSLKLPGAHVVVTGGSSGIGKCIAIECYKQGAFITLIARDENKLLQTKKEIEKYSVNDKQVVLCISVDVSKDYEQVENVLKQAQEKLGPVDMLVNCAGTSVTGKFEDIEVNSFERLMAVNYLGSVYPSRAVIATMKERRMGRIVFVSSQAGQLGLFGYTAYSPTKFALRGLAEALQMEVKPYNVYVTVAYPPDTDTPGFAEESKTKPLETKLISETSSVCQAEQVARVIVKDAIQGNFNSSVGSDGYMLSILTSGMSPVTSITEGLQQVVCMGIFRIIGLFYLGSFDSIVRRCMMQREKSESADKTE, encoded by the exons ATGCTGCTCCTGGCCGCCGCCTTCATCGTGGCCTTCGTCCTCCTCCTCTACATGGTGTCGCCGCTTATCAGCCCCAAGTCGCTGAAGCTGCCCGGCGCGCACGTCGTG GTAACTGGAGGCTCCAGTGGAATTGGAAAATGCATTGCTATTGAATGCTATAAGCAAGGTGCTTTCATAACACTGATTGCAAGGGATGAG AACAAGCTGTTGCAGACGAAGAAGGAAATAGAAAAGTATTCTGTTAATGACAAGCAG GTTGTACTCTGTATTTCCGTTGATGTATCTAAAGACTATGAACAGGTGGAGAATGTTCTAAAACAG GCTCAGGAGAAGTTGGGGCCAGTTGACATGCTTGTAAACTGTGCAGGAACATCAGTTACAGGAAAATTTGAGGATATCGAAGTGAATTCTTTTGAA AGATTAATGGCAGTCAATTACCTGGGCAGTGTTTACCCAAGCCGAGCAGTAATCGCTACCATGAAGGAGCGCAGAATGGGAAGGATTGTCTTTGTGTCATCTCAGGCTGGCCAGCTAGGCCTGTTTGGATATACAGCTTATTCTCCCACCAAATTTGCTCTTCGAGGGTTGGCTGAAGCCCTGCAAATGGAG GTAAAACCTTACAATGTCTACGTAACGGTGGCCTATCCTCCAGATACTGATACTCCTGGCTTTGCAGAAGAAAGTAAAACAAAG CCCTTAGAGACGAAGCTGATTTCTGAAACCTCATCTGTTTGCCAAGCAGAGCAAGTTGCCAGAGTTATAGTGAAAGATGCCATA CAAGGGAACTTCAACAGCTCCGTTGGATCAGATGGTTACATGCTGTCAATATTGACAAGTGGAATGTCACCAGTCACTTCTATTACTGAAGGTCTTCAGCAG GTTGTTTGCATGGGCATTTTTCGCATCATTGGCCTATTTTACCTAGGAAGTTTTGACAGCATAGTTCGTCGCTGCATGATGCAAAGGGAAAAATCTGAAAGTGCAGATAAAACTGAGTAA
- the BCL2 gene encoding apoptosis regulator Bcl-2 isoform X1 gives MAHPGRRDYDNREIVLKYIHYKLSQRGYDWPASEDRASLPPGLSAPAAAAVAAAAAGTSSDHTGLVSPHPEPPGSAAASHAPPAEGLRPAPQVVHLVLRQAGDEFSRRYQRDFAQMSGQLHLTPLTARSRFVAVVEELFRDGVNWGRIVAFFEFGGVMCVESVNREMSHLVDSIAAWMTEYLNRQLHNWIQDNGGWSYRRTGLAVACRTWQLFLTLTWGTLKGCSWCGRNNCVCLAVMGSLFGHTP, from the exons ATGGCTCATCCGGGGAGAAGAGATTACGATAACCGGGAGATAGTGCTGAAGTACATCCACTATAAACTCTCTCAGAGGGGATACGACTGGCCTGCCAGTGAGGACAGGGCATCCCTGCCTCCAGgtctctctgctcctgctgctgctgcggttgctgctgctgctgctgggacttCCTCTGATCACACTGGGCTGGTGTCTCCGCACCCCGAGCCCCCCGGCTCGGCTGCTGCTAGCCATGCGCCCCCGGCCGAGGGGCTGCGCCCCGCACCCCAGGTCGTGCACCTCGTCCTGCGCCAGGCAGGGGATGAGTTCTCCCGACGCTACCAGAGGGACTTTGCCCAAATGTCCGGCCAGCTGCACCTGACGCCCCTCACGGCCAGGAGCCGCTTCGTGGCGGTGGTGGAGGAGCTCTTCCGAGATGGGGTTAACTGGGGCAGAATTGTGGCCTTCTTCGAGTTTGGCGGTGTGATGTGTGTGGAGAGCGTCAACCGGGAGATGTCTCACCTCGTGGACAGCATCGCCGCCTGGATGACCGAGTACCTGAACCGGCAGCTGCACAACTGGATCCAGGACAATGGAGGCTGG AGCTACAGAAGGACTGGCTTGGCAGTGGCCTGTCGCACTTGGCAACTTTTTTTGACGTTGACGTGGGGAACACTGAAGGGATGCAGTTGGTGTGGGAGAAACAACTGTGTTTGTCTTGCAGTGATGGGTTCCCTCTTTGGGCACACACCCTAA